Proteins from a genomic interval of Kitasatospora kifunensis:
- a CDS encoding sensor histidine kinase yields MTRSQDWLAERERWLRGRLAGINPYVVDSLIALVSIAVSLWAVHNDETHWPLWTYLLAAGCSLPLPWRRRAPLGGFLVSMVLSGALGIYAHSAQPQIPVYGVVIIYTLADLGRNWQRWPMLAVLIAANVLGTRSLNGFIFSELTVIGSFALGAAVRELRRLAQVEADRARETGLRAASDAARAVAEERGRIAREMHDILAHAVALMVIQAEAGPLVVRADPEKAIKAFDTIADSGRDAMVQLRRVLGVLKEDGAGPVLAPQPKLPELAAVAERMTAAGVAVRLVLPERSRALPADVETAAYRIVQEALTNIVKHSGADAAEVRIAEVGQALELAVSDNGQGLDARARELRRAAGGAGWSGGRGLLGIRERAAACGGQAMAGPAPDGRGFVVTARLPIGAA; encoded by the coding sequence ATGACGCGCAGTCAGGACTGGCTGGCCGAACGGGAGCGGTGGCTGCGGGGGCGGCTGGCCGGGATCAACCCGTACGTGGTGGACAGCCTGATCGCGCTGGTCTCGATCGCGGTCTCGCTCTGGGCGGTCCACAACGACGAAACGCACTGGCCGCTGTGGACCTACCTGCTGGCAGCCGGCTGTTCGCTGCCGCTGCCCTGGCGCCGCAGGGCGCCGCTGGGGGGCTTCCTGGTCTCCATGGTGCTGTCGGGGGCCCTGGGCATTTACGCGCACTCCGCGCAGCCGCAGATCCCGGTCTACGGGGTCGTGATCATCTACACCCTGGCGGACCTGGGGAGGAACTGGCAGCGCTGGCCGATGCTGGCGGTCCTGATAGCGGCCAACGTCCTGGGTACCCGCTCGCTGAACGGGTTCATCTTCAGCGAACTCACCGTGATCGGCTCCTTCGCGCTCGGCGCCGCGGTGCGCGAGCTGCGTCGGCTGGCCCAGGTGGAGGCCGACCGGGCGCGCGAGACCGGGCTGCGCGCGGCCAGCGACGCGGCGCGCGCGGTGGCCGAGGAGCGCGGGCGGATCGCCCGGGAGATGCACGACATCCTGGCGCACGCCGTCGCGCTGATGGTGATCCAGGCCGAGGCGGGCCCACTGGTGGTGCGCGCCGACCCGGAGAAGGCGATCAAGGCCTTCGACACCATCGCCGACTCGGGCCGGGACGCCATGGTGCAGCTGCGCCGGGTGCTGGGCGTGCTCAAGGAGGACGGCGCAGGCCCGGTACTGGCCCCGCAGCCCAAGCTGCCGGAACTCGCCGCGGTGGCCGAGCGGATGACGGCGGCGGGCGTGGCGGTGCGCCTGGTGCTGCCCGAGCGGTCCCGGGCGCTGCCGGCCGATGTGGAGACGGCGGCCTACCGGATCGTCCAGGAGGCGCTGACCAACATCGTCAAGCACTCCGGCGCGGACGCGGCCGAGGTGCGGATCGCCGAGGTGGGCCAGGCGCTCGAACTGGCGGTCAGCGACAACGGGCAGGGGCTGGACGCCAGGGCGCGCGAGCTGCGCCGGGCGGCCGGCGGGGCGGGCTGGTCCGGTGGCCGCGGGCTGCTCGGGATCCGGGAGCGCGCGGCGGCCTGCGGTGGCCAGGCCATGGCCGGCCCGGCGCCGGACGGGCGGGGTTTCGTGGTGACGGCGCGGCTGCCGATCGGGGCGGCGTGA
- a CDS encoding response regulator, producing the protein MSVIRVVVADDQELVRAGFGMILDAQPDIEVVAEAANGLEAIEAVAAHQPDVLLLDVRMPVMDGLEAARRVCAEHPATKVIMLTTFDIDDYVYDALYAGASGFLLKDVRRDDLAHGVRLVASGEALLAPSVTKRLISEFSARRPSGPGAALRAPSKLLEQLTIREQETLRLIARGCSNAEIAAELVVSEHTVKTHVSNVLSKLQLRDRVHAVVFAYEAGAVVAGEG; encoded by the coding sequence ATGTCCGTGATACGCGTGGTGGTGGCCGATGACCAGGAGCTGGTGCGGGCCGGCTTCGGGATGATCCTGGACGCCCAACCCGACATCGAGGTGGTGGCGGAGGCGGCCAACGGCCTGGAGGCGATCGAGGCGGTGGCCGCGCACCAGCCGGATGTGCTGCTGCTGGACGTCCGGATGCCCGTGATGGACGGCCTGGAGGCGGCCCGGCGGGTCTGCGCCGAGCACCCCGCCACCAAGGTGATCATGCTGACCACCTTCGACATCGACGACTACGTCTACGACGCGCTGTACGCGGGAGCCAGCGGCTTCCTGCTCAAGGACGTGCGGCGCGACGACCTCGCGCACGGCGTGCGGCTGGTCGCCTCGGGGGAGGCGCTGCTGGCCCCTTCCGTCACCAAGCGCCTGATCAGCGAGTTCTCGGCGCGTCGGCCCAGCGGTCCGGGCGCGGCGCTGCGCGCGCCGTCCAAGTTGCTGGAGCAGCTGACCATTCGCGAGCAGGAGACGCTGCGGCTGATCGCCCGCGGCTGCTCCAACGCGGAGATCGCCGCCGAGCTGGTGGTCAGCGAACACACCGTCAAGACCCATGTCAGCAACGTGCTGAGCAAGCTCCAGTTGCGCG